The nucleotide sequence CGTTCAGACTGAACGAGTCGCCGGTCGCCCCGGGGTCCCCCCGGGGTCCCCATCGGCGACCATCACGCTGGCTTTCGCCACGCGGTCGAGCGAGCTGCTGTCCGGCAGATAGAAGCCGGTCGCGTTCACGCTGGCCGTCGAAACGCCGGTGCTCCCGCCGACCAGCGAAACGCCGTCATAGAACGAAACGGTTTTCGTGCTCAGCCCGGCATGCTCATAGACGATGTACAGCGTCCAGGCACCGTGAACATTGTTGACGGCGCACTGGTCGCCGTTGATCTGAACGTTGAGGTTGTCCACCCGGAGCGCCGCGTTCGGGTTGGCCCGGATCAGGTTGGTCACGTCGGCCACCGCGCCACCTGCGTAGGCCCCCTGCAGAGCGGTGGACCAGGTCCGCGACGCGGTCACGGTCGTTCTGGTGGTTCCCACGGTCAGGTCCACCAAGTTGTCCATGGTGGAGGTGGACTGCGAAGCCACCCAGTACAGCAGGGCCGTCTTGACCGTCGCCCCGGCAGGCACCTTCTGGACCGCATTGCGCTCGGTGTCCAGCAGGGTGGCGTTCCCGGCCACGATCTGACCGACGGCGCTGCTCGAACTTCCGGTGAAGGTGCCTCCCGACGGGGTCTTGAAGGTGCAGGCCGTGCTGGAGTTGCCGTTGGTCGTGCGGAAGCTGGCGCCCATCGCGGCGTACTCAATTCGGCCCGAAACCTGAAGGTTGGGCGTGGAACTGACCGCCGCCTGCGCCTGTCCCGCCAGGAGGCCCGCCGCGCACACCCCACTGATACGGATTCCGATTGAATCTGAAACTACCAGATTCAATCCGACTTGCAAAGCTGCGCAGCAGAGCGGATGCGAGTAGGAAAAAATACGGATTCTGCGATATGGATGCACAGGCGGCGCTTTCCCGCCTGTGCAGGAATTAAGCGGAATCCGTATTACATTTCGCTGGGGGGAGTGCGGGGGGCCTGGGTGGGCCTGTGCCTGGGTGGGCCTGTGGAGGACGGACGGCGCAGTAGTGCCGACGGTGGAGCGGCCCGGACGTGCACCTGCGCACCGTCCCCAGCGGTTCCGAACGCGCTGCGCCGAACATCCCTTACACTGCTGAGGTTGCCGCGTTCGAGGGACGCGGAAGAAAGAGGAGGAATCACTGTGGGCCTTGCCATCGGCATAGCAGGTTCACTCCTCACAACGTTCTAGGGACTCTCCCCTGCCGTACTGGCAGGGATTTCTTTGATGTCTAGCGTCACGCCGAGCACCTTACAGATAGCATCGAGGTGAGCCAGAGGGATGTCTTTTTCTCCCCCCGTGTACTGCCCAACCGACGCACGGTTAATACCCAGTTCACGGGCAACTGCTGACTGAGCGCCCCGCTTTTCCTTCAGTCGCCTCCGCAATTCATCTTGTATCTCTGTCCAATTCATCCGCCCCATCTTAATCGGCACCACCAAACCCCCTTGCATTTTGTTAGTTCATAGACTAACATAAGATAACCAAGAGAGGGCGGCCCTCGAACCGCCAAGAACGTGAGCGCCCCCCTTGGAATTCCACCTGTGCAAGGAGAATCACCGTGCAAGATACCGTCCAGAGCACCACCTACCGAGGGTTCGAGATCACCCTCGCCGCCCCCGGCATGGCCTGCCCCTTCTTCGTCCACAAGCTGCGCCGCCCCTGCCGCGATCTCGCCCATGGTCAGGAAATCGTTGACGCGCATCTGGAACGTGCTGCTCAGCCCCGCCAGCCCGGTGAGCTGCACGTCGTGGCCGTTCTGCCTGGCGAACGGATGCTCAGCGCCAGCGCCTGCCGGAATCGCAGCGAGCAGGCGAGGGGCCAGCGTCGGGTCAGTGGCAAGTTTGCGACTGAGGTCAGCGCGTGACTTTCCCATTGCTCACCCTCACGACGGAGAACCTGCAGGACGCCACCGTTGAGTTGTGCCGGGCGACCAACGAATTGGAGCGCAGCGCCCGCGTCCTGGCGGAAGTCAAGTTCGAGCTTGAGGGCCAGGAAGCCAGTCTCATCACCGCTGGCGTCGAGGGCAAGAACGAAGCTGAGCGCAAGGCCAACCTGCGCCTGAAACTGGCGAAGAAGTACGCCGAGCTGCACGGGGCAGAGCTGGGCGCGGCCCAGGCCCGGCGCGATGTCGAGGTCGCCCGCATTCAGCTCGACGGCCTGCGTTACCAACTCCGCCTGCTGGAAGTCCGTCAAGGGGGCCGGGCGTGATCCGCGCCGACCGCTTGCACGCTCTGCGGGTGGCCGCACTGTGGCACGCCCTGGAGACTGAACCCGGCACGGAGGCCCGCCGTATCCGTGATGCCCGCAGCCGCCGTATCGCCTCCGCCTATTGGGCAGAAGTGGACCGCCAGGAACAGGCCCGCGCCCGCCGCGTCGCCGCGTACCAGAAGCGCAGTGGGCGGGCCGCATGACCGACACCACCCAGCAGGGGGCCGCAACTGCGGCCCCTTTCTCCCCCAATGGCACCGCGCTTTACAACCCCGATGACGACACCCTGCGCTGGAGCAACGCTGAGCATCTGACGGCCACCGAATACGCCCAGGCGAAGGAACTCGGGTTCAAGCTCTGGCGCGGGTCGTCGGCCTGGGTCGCCACCTGGACGCCGGAACGCGAGGACTTCCTGCTCCAGCATGTCGAGCAGATCGACTTCGAGCCGCTGACCGACGACCCCGAAGCCCGGCAACAGCGGTTCGTCAGCCGTGCCCAGGCCGCAGATGCCCGCGCCGACCAGCGCCGGGAAGCGGCCTCTCGGGGATTGCCACCTATGGGTGAACCCGTGAAGCTCGACCATCACAGCGCCCGGCGACACCTGCGGGCCATCGAGCGCAGTGACCAGAACATGCGGGTCGCCGTCGAGGAGCACAAGAAAGCCGAGTACTGGCGAGGGCGCGCCGCTGGGGCCGAGCGGCGCGCCCGGCAGAAGTCTGACCCGAACGTGGTGCGCCGCCGCATTGAACGCCTAGAGGCCGAGCTGCGGAAGCAGGAGCGGCGGCTGGAACTGCTGGCGGGGCAGCCCGACAGTCCGAGGACTCAGATCTCCGTGACCCACGCCCGCCGCTGGGCTGATCACCTCGAACTGCGCCTGGCCTTCGAGCGTGCCCGGCTGGAACTTCTGGCGCCTGCCCCATTCGCGACGGTACAGGCCTACAAGAAGGGGGACACTGTGAAGTCAGCGAAATGGGGCAAGTGCGAGGTCGTCGGTGTCGGCCCGAAGAACCTGAAGCTCAAGATTCTGGAGGGCGGGGCCAGGGGCATGACCCTCAGCAGCCCGGCCTACGAGGTGCAACCCTGGGAGGACTGACCACCCTGGTTGACAAGGTGGCCCGTCAGTTGGCGGGCTACTTCTCTTGTTTGGGCACGATTCTAATGAAGTAGTCGGCGCTGAGGCTATCCAGAAGCGCAGGCAGGCTCTCTGGCGGAATAGGCCTAGAACCCTTCACAAGTTGATTGACATAACCCGGCGTTACCCCCAGCTGGTGAGCCAGCGCGGATTGATAACCCCGTGGCTGCGCAGCCATTGCACTGCGAAGGAATGTCTGAAATTCCTCCCATTTCATCGGGTGTTCGGGCAGGCTGAACTGTGCGGGAGGATTGACTTGAGCTAGTCCGCCATTCAGATTCCCTGTGTAACGTGGACGCTCAGCCTTATCAGTGAAGTAGGCCAGTAGATAATTTTGCTTGCGCTCTGACACCTCAAACCATTCGCCTACTACTCGGCAGTCCTCAAGCATCCCATGAATGAACCGTTCCGTTCGAAGGGCGTCGACCACATTTAACACGCCAATGACTACGGCTTCACAGCCGAACTCCCTATTGACTTGGCCCACTCTTGCCTGTACGTCTACAGAGACGCCCACTTTAAGTAACCCGGAGTTCCTATCCTGCAGGACATAGACCTGCTGAGTCACAGCTCACCGCCCTTCGGGGTGTAATCCGGCTCCAGACCATAGTGACGTAACGCCTTCTCTGCCAATTCTCGAGAGAGGTCGCGCTTACCACTAAGCACTTGAGACAGGTGCGTTTGCGTGATCCCCAAAGCTTCGGCAAGTTCTTTCTTTCCCCCGTGAGGTGTGGCGTTCATACGAGCACGCAAGCGCTTCTCCAACTCTTCCCAGTTCACAGGCCTTAATTTACTCAAAATCTACCTCCATGCCCAAAATTTATCAACTTGCATAAATTTTATCAAGATGATATATTTTGGATATGAAAGACATCGTCCAGGACGCCAAAAAGCTTTTCCCCAACCGCACGATTTACCGTGTTTGGATTGACCGCCCCGGCTGCGAAGGCGCAGGCCGCCACGTCGCG is from Deinococcus wulumuqiensis R12 and encodes:
- a CDS encoding helix-turn-helix domain-containing protein; this encodes MQGGLVVPIKMGRMNWTEIQDELRRRLKEKRGAQSAVARELGINRASVGQYTGGEKDIPLAHLDAICKVLGVTLDIKEIPASTAGESP
- a CDS encoding DUF3560 domain-containing protein, coding for MTDTTQQGAATAAPFSPNGTALYNPDDDTLRWSNAEHLTATEYAQAKELGFKLWRGSSAWVATWTPEREDFLLQHVEQIDFEPLTDDPEARQQRFVSRAQAADARADQRREAASRGLPPMGEPVKLDHHSARRHLRAIERSDQNMRVAVEEHKKAEYWRGRAAGAERRARQKSDPNVVRRRIERLEAELRKQERRLELLAGQPDSPRTQISVTHARRWADHLELRLAFERARLELLAPAPFATVQAYKKGDTVKSAKWGKCEVVGVGPKNLKLKILEGGARGMTLSSPAYEVQPWED
- a CDS encoding GIY-YIG nuclease family protein codes for the protein MTQQVYVLQDRNSGLLKVGVSVDVQARVGQVNREFGCEAVVIGVLNVVDALRTERFIHGMLEDCRVVGEWFEVSERKQNYLLAYFTDKAERPRYTGNLNGGLAQVNPPAQFSLPEHPMKWEEFQTFLRSAMAAQPRGYQSALAHQLGVTPGYVNQLVKGSRPIPPESLPALLDSLSADYFIRIVPKQEK
- a CDS encoding helix-turn-helix domain-containing protein, which encodes MNWEELEKRLRARMNATPHGGKKELAEALGITQTHLSQVLSGKRDLSRELAEKALRHYGLEPDYTPKGGEL